CCCGTCGATCGAGACGCTGCTCCATGCCTTTCTGCCGCACCGCTACATTCTCCATACCCACTCGCTGGCCCTGCTCACGCTGAGCAACCAGACCGAAGGCGACCGCATGTGCCGCGAGGCGCTCGGCGATGGCTACGGCATGGTTCCGTACATCCAGCCTGGCCTCGGGCTTGCCAAGTCAGCTTTCGAGGCTTACGAAGAGAACCCTTCAATCGAAGGCATGGTGCTGCACAAGCACGGTCTGGTGACCTTCGGTGATTCGGCCAAAGAGGCTTACGACCGCATGATTGACGGGGTGAACCGCATCGAAGAACGCATTTCTTCAGCCGAGCGCAAGGTGTTCGCTTCGGTTCCGATGCCCGCCTCCATCGCTACAGTCGAGCAGGTTGCTCCGATTGTGCGAGGCGCATGCTCCTTCGAGAAGACGCCCGGAGAAAAGGATTACCAGAGCTTCGTGCTCGAATTCCGCAACTCGCCCGCGTTGCTCGACTATCTCAAAATCGCCGATCTCGAAACGTTTGCCCGCAAAGGCGCGATGACGCCTGATTTCATCATCCGAACCAAGAACCATCCGCTCGTAGCACCTGCGCCGGATGCCGCTGATCTGGAGGGATTCGGCAAGGCGTTGAGGGAGCGCGTCGAGCGCTACGTTGAGGAGTATCGTGCTTACTACGAGCGCCAGCAGCAGGCGACAGGAATGGAGGTCTCCATGATCGATCCGATGCCGCGCGTGGTTCTTGTGCCGGGGCTGGGGCTGTTCGGCCTGGGCCTGTCTGCAGTCGACGCGAAGCTCACGGCGGACATCGCCGAGCATTCGGCGCTGGCGATGCTCGATGCCGAATCGATCGGCTGTTTCGAGTCGATCTCGGAGCGCGACGCATTCGAAATCGAGTACTGGGACATGGAGCAGGCCAAGGTGCGCAAGAACCGAAATGGTGGCGAGTTCGCCGGCAAGGTGGTGATGGTCACCGGCGGCGCTGGGGCTATCGGCCTCGCTACGGCAAAGGCTTTCAAGCAGAAAGGCGCGGAGCTGGTGATCATGGATCTCGATCCGACGGCGCTCAACAAAGCTGCCGAAGAGCTCGGCGCTGGTACGCTGGCGATACCCTGCGATGTGACCGACGCCTCAGTCGTACGCAGTGCGTTCGATACGATCTGCCGCACCTACGGCGGTATTGACATCATCGTTTCCAACGTCGGTGTCGCTTTGCAAGGTCGGATTGGCGATGTTTCCGACGAGCTGCTCCGCAAGAGCTTTGAGATCAACTTCTTCTCGCACCAGACGGTCGCGCAGAACGCGGTTAAAATCATGCGTGCTCAGAAGATCGGCGGTTCGCTGCTCTTCAACGTTTCGAAGCAGGCGGTCAATCCCGGTGCCGATTTCGGCCCGTACGGTCTGCCCAAGGCGGCTACGCTCTTTCTCGTCCGCCAGTACGCACTCGATCACGGACGTGACGGCATTCGTGCCAACGGCGTCAATGCGGACAGGATCCGCAGCGGCCTGCTTACGCCGGAGATGATCAAGGCTCGTTCGGCAGCACGCGGACTGAGCGAAAAAGATTATATGGCCGGCAACCTGCTCGGCCTTGAGGTGACGGCTGAAGATGTGGCCGATGCGTTCGTGCATCTGGCGCTCGAAGCCAAGACGACCGGCTCGATCACCACGGTCGATGGTGGCAACATCGCTGCCGCGCTCAGGTGAGCATCACAGTTTTACTATTCATTCAATAACCGAATCAGGAGGTCACGACGATGGCGGAGTACGATAAGGACAAACAGGCCAAAGAGTATTACACCGATATTCCGGTCGATACCCATGGCTTTTTTCTGAAAGGCGCCCACTCGCTCGACTGGGGCATGAAGAATCGCCTTTCGAGGATTTTCCGCCCCGATACGGGCAAGACGGTCATGTTCGCCATCGACCACGGTTACTTCCAGGGTCCGACCACCGGTCTGGAACGCCCTGACGTGAACATCGTGCCGCTCATGAAGCACGCCGATGCTATCATGCTGACCCGTGGTATCCTTCGTACCACCGTTCCGCCGAGCCTCACCAAAGCGGTCGTGATGCGGTGCAGCGGCGGGCCGAGCATTCTCAAGGAGCTGTCCGACGAGGAGCTGGCCGTTGACATCGAGGACGCCATCCGTATGAACGTTGCCTGCATCACGCTTCAGGTCTTCATCGGCGGCGAGTACGAGACCCGTTCGATTCACAACATGACCAAGCTGGTTGACATGGGCCTCCGCTATGGCATTCCTACCATGGCCGTGACCGCTGTCGGCAAGGACATGGTGCGCGACGCCAAATACTTCCGCCTGGCCACGCGCATCTGCGCTGAACTCGGCGCACAGCTCGTCAAAACCTACTACGTGCCGGAAGATTTCGAGACCGTCGTGGCCTCCTGCCCGGTGCCGATCGTTATGGCTGGCGGCAAGAAGCTCCCCGAGCTCGACGCGCTGACCATGTCGTACAACGCGATCCAGGAGGGTGCTGCTGGCGTCGATATGGGCCGTAACATCTTCCAGAGCGACAACCCCGAGGAGATGATGCTGGCTGTCAACAAGATCGTGCACGAAGGCTACAACCCTAACGAGGCTTACGAGTACTTCAACTCGCTCGTCGCCGGAAAGTAACTGTCGGGCGGCACTGACCGCCTTCACCGTCAAACGGGAGGCAGCGCGAACACTGCCTCCCGCGTTTTTATAACTGCAGCGGCTGATCGAATCGAATTATGAATGCTGAAGACGTCAAAGGTTTTTTTGCTTCAAGGGAATCGCTCGACATGGAGCAATACCTTGTTCTCGACTACTATCTCGAAACCGTAGGCGAGATCGAGACGGCGCTTGCCCATTTCTGCAGCGAGCAGTCAACCGCTCAGTGGAAACGGGTCGATGTCGATGAGGATTTCCGTCCTGTGCATGCCGCCAGGGTGATTGGCCTCGACGTGCTCGGCGAGCTTGAGCAGCTAAGCTACCCGGTCAAGCATTCAGAGTCCGGCAAGATTCACGCCTGCCGGGTGACGATCGCTCATCCGCACTGCAATTTCGGTCCCAAGCTGCCCAACCTCTTGACTGCGGTATGCGGCGAAGGAACCTTCTTCACGCCGGGCGTGCCGGTGGTGAAGCTGATGGACATTCAGTTTCCCGACAGCTACCTGGCCGAATTCGCCGGCCCGAAGTTCGGCATCGAGGGGCTGCGCGACGTGCTCAACGCGCATAACCGCCCGATCTTTTTCGGCGTCGTCAAGCCGAACATCGGCCTGAGTCCGGAAGAGTTTGCTGAAATCGCCTACCAGAGCTGGCTCGGCGGTCTCGACATTGCCAAGGATGACGAGATGCTGGCCGACGTGACCTGGTCGTCCATCGACGAACGTTCGGCGTTTCTCGGCAAGGCGCGGCGCAAAGCCGAGGCCGAGACCGGTGATCCCAAAGTTTATCTGGCCAACATCACCGACGAAGTTGACAGCCTGATCGACAAGCACGATATCGCCGTGCGCAATGGCGCGAATGCGCTGCTGATCAACGCCCTGCCGGTCGGTCTGAGCGCCGTCAGGATGCTCAGCGACTACACGCAAGTACCGCTGATTGGCCACTTCCCGTTCATTGCCGCCTTCAGCCGCATGGAGAAATTCGGCATCCACTCCAAAGTGATGACCAAGCTGCAACGCCTTGCCGGTCTGGACGCTATCATCATGCCCGGCTTTGGTGGGCGCATGATGACCCCCGAGGAGGAGGTGCTCGAAAACGTCGAGGAGTGCACCAAGCCGATGGGCCATATCAAACCGAGCTTGCCCGTGCCGGGTGGCAGCGATTCAGCCCTGACGCTTCAGACCGTGTACGAAAAGGTCGGTAGCGTTGACTTCGGTTTCGTGCCGGGACGCGGCATCTTCGGTCATCCGATGGGCCCCAAAGCCGGTGCACAAAGCATTCGGCAGGCCTGGGAGGCGATCGAGCAGGGCATTCCGCTCGAAACCTACGGCGAAAGCCATCCGGAACTTCAGGCGATGATCGATCAGGCCGCCAAAAAGCAGGACTGATCGGCTTCGGCGCTCCCGGAAGCTGACCTGGAAATCACCACGTTGAGATGAAACAGCTCGAAAACAGGGTCGCCATCATCACCGGTTCTACCAAGGGAATCGGCCGGGCGATTGCCCATGCGTTCGTCAAAGAGGGGGCCAAAGTGGTCATCACTTCCAGCCGCCAGGCAAATGTCGATGCCTCCCTCCGAGAGTTTCCCGATGGTTCGGCCTGGGGCCACGTCTGCGACGTTTCCTCATACGAGGCGGTCGAGGAGCTGGTGCAGGCTTCAGTCAAACGGTTCGGCGCCATCGACTGCTTTGTGAACAACGCCGGGATTTCCGACCCTTTCACCAGCGTCTGCGATAGCGATCCGGAAGCGTGGAGCCGCGTGATCGACATCAACCTCAAGGGAACCTACCACGGCAGCCGCGCAGCTGCCCGCTATTTTCTGTCCTCCGGCAGGGCGGGCAAGATCATCAACACGGCCGGATCGGGTACCGACAAGGGCTCGAATACTCCTTTTATTTCCGCCTACGGATCGACCAAATCTGCCATCGCCCGCTTCACCTTTGCTATGGCCGAGGAGTACAAAAAGACGCCGCTCTCCATTATGCTGCTACATCCGGGTCTGGTCAGAACCGAGATCAACCATCCGGAAGAGGCGACTCCAGAGCTGCAAAAACAGCTGAAGACCTTCAACGTGATTCTCGACATTTTCGCGCAGAGCCCCGATCTTGCCGCTCGTTACGCCGTGAAGATGGCCTCCTCATGGAGTGACGGCAAGACCGGGCAGTACCTGTCCGCGCTCGATGGAAAACGCAAGAAGATGATGCTGTTGAGCTATCCGTTTCGTAAACTGACCGGTAGCATCGATCGAACAATTTATTGACCAATGAACGCCATGCACAAGCGAACCGGAACCCTGTTGCTTCTTTTCGGCCTGCTGACCGTTATTCTGCAAGGTTGTTACAGCTTTTCGGGGGCCTCGATTCCGGAGCATCTGCACACCGTTGCCGTGCCGCTTTTCGATGATGCCTCGCAGGCCGGCATCGCCGAGTTCCGTGAGCGATGCACGCGGCGGCTGGTCAACAAAGTCGAGGCGCAGAGCGACCTCTCCATCGAACCTGATTTGTCCAGAGCCAACGCTGTGCTCAAGGGTGTCATCCTTTCCTACGCCGACGAACCGAGCCAGTTGGGCAGCTCGACCGAGCGCGCAGTCACGAACCGTGTCACCATTGTGCTCAAGGCTGAGTTCGAAGACATGGTCAAGCACGAGCAGCTATTTTCGCAAACCTTTGTCGGTTTTGCCGATTATCAGGCCGGCAGTTATTCAGCGCAGCAAGGCGCCATCGACAGCGCTATCGACATGGCTGTCGATGAACTGTTCAACCGTATGATTTCAAACTGGTAAGAGATGGCGAACTGACAAATGCTTAGAAAAAAATGAGGGCGGACCTGTGTGGCCGCCCTTTTTGCGTGGGATTGATTTGTTGGTATGCTCAGGCCGCAGTTTCTTCCGCAGGGTTCAGGCCGGCTTCCTGGTTTTGGATTCAACGCGGCTCTTGACCCAGGTTATCGCCAGATCCTTACCGGTGTTCAGCAGTTCGATGCCGATAGAACCCAGGGCTACTTTAAGTGGCGACAGTTCGGGTGGGATGGTCGCTTTTTTTGTTGCGGGCTCGCCGGTCGTTACTTTCTTTTTGGCTGCTTTTGGCTTCCTCGGGCTGATGAGTCCCCTGACGGCACGACCAGCGAGAATGCCGGTGACGAAAGAGATTCCCGCAGACTCCACGGGATGTCTTTTGACAAGCTCGACAGGCGAAAGCTCATCCTGCAGATCCTTCTTCAACTGATGAGTTCTCGATTTGATCTGTTCCCCTCTTTCGCTGATGGTCTGTTCAAGTTCGTCGATTCTCGACTGGATGCTTTTCAGTGGGTCATTAGCCTTAGTCATGGGCGGAGAGAAGGATTTTATGGATGAAGTTTTTCAGCGCCTCGGGTTTGACTTTGGTGAAGAACGCGAAACAGCCGAGGAATACCAGGCTGACGATGAAATAGCCGAGCCAGGGATGGCTGAGCAGTTCACCAATCAGCAGAGCAGACGA
This portion of the Chlorobaculum parvum NCIB 8327 genome encodes:
- the lsrF gene encoding 3-hydroxy-5-phosphonooxypentane-2,4-dione thiolase, translating into MAEYDKDKQAKEYYTDIPVDTHGFFLKGAHSLDWGMKNRLSRIFRPDTGKTVMFAIDHGYFQGPTTGLERPDVNIVPLMKHADAIMLTRGILRTTVPPSLTKAVVMRCSGGPSILKELSDEELAVDIEDAIRMNVACITLQVFIGGEYETRSIHNMTKLVDMGLRYGIPTMAVTAVGKDMVRDAKYFRLATRICAELGAQLVKTYYVPEDFETVVASCPVPIVMAGGKKLPELDALTMSYNAIQEGAAGVDMGRNIFQSDNPEEMMLAVNKIVHEGYNPNEAYEYFNSLVAGK
- a CDS encoding RuBisCO large subunit C-terminal-like domain-containing protein encodes the protein MNAEDVKGFFASRESLDMEQYLVLDYYLETVGEIETALAHFCSEQSTAQWKRVDVDEDFRPVHAARVIGLDVLGELEQLSYPVKHSESGKIHACRVTIAHPHCNFGPKLPNLLTAVCGEGTFFTPGVPVVKLMDIQFPDSYLAEFAGPKFGIEGLRDVLNAHNRPIFFGVVKPNIGLSPEEFAEIAYQSWLGGLDIAKDDEMLADVTWSSIDERSAFLGKARRKAEAETGDPKVYLANITDEVDSLIDKHDIAVRNGANALLINALPVGLSAVRMLSDYTQVPLIGHFPFIAAFSRMEKFGIHSKVMTKLQRLAGLDAIIMPGFGGRMMTPEEEVLENVEECTKPMGHIKPSLPVPGGSDSALTLQTVYEKVGSVDFGFVPGRGIFGHPMGPKAGAQSIRQAWEAIEQGIPLETYGESHPELQAMIDQAAKKQD
- a CDS encoding SDR family NAD(P)-dependent oxidoreductase; translated protein: MKQLENRVAIITGSTKGIGRAIAHAFVKEGAKVVITSSRQANVDASLREFPDGSAWGHVCDVSSYEAVEELVQASVKRFGAIDCFVNNAGISDPFTSVCDSDPEAWSRVIDINLKGTYHGSRAAARYFLSSGRAGKIINTAGSGTDKGSNTPFISAYGSTKSAIARFTFAMAEEYKKTPLSIMLLHPGLVRTEINHPEEATPELQKQLKTFNVILDIFAQSPDLAARYAVKMASSWSDGKTGQYLSALDGKRKKMMLLSYPFRKLTGSIDRTIY
- the lptE gene encoding LPS assembly lipoprotein LptE gives rise to the protein MNAMHKRTGTLLLLFGLLTVILQGCYSFSGASIPEHLHTVAVPLFDDASQAGIAEFRERCTRRLVNKVEAQSDLSIEPDLSRANAVLKGVILSYADEPSQLGSSTERAVTNRVTIVLKAEFEDMVKHEQLFSQTFVGFADYQAGSYSAQQGAIDSAIDMAVDELFNRMISNW
- a CDS encoding bifunctional aldolase/short-chain dehydrogenase; this translates as MLNLWNESDLEKIAAGRINAADTPEELVDLVYASRLLGKDDRLVMHGGGNTSVKSVLTDFIGNKVNVIFIKASGVNLASVDAGDFTPVRLDPLRKLQQMYASGQRHSEDDIKRFSTREFKNFLYLNLFTLTDHMVSRSLSPSIETLLHAFLPHRYILHTHSLALLTLSNQTEGDRMCREALGDGYGMVPYIQPGLGLAKSAFEAYEENPSIEGMVLHKHGLVTFGDSAKEAYDRMIDGVNRIEERISSAERKVFASVPMPASIATVEQVAPIVRGACSFEKTPGEKDYQSFVLEFRNSPALLDYLKIADLETFARKGAMTPDFIIRTKNHPLVAPAPDAADLEGFGKALRERVERYVEEYRAYYERQQQATGMEVSMIDPMPRVVLVPGLGLFGLGLSAVDAKLTADIAEHSALAMLDAESIGCFESISERDAFEIEYWDMEQAKVRKNRNGGEFAGKVVMVTGGAGAIGLATAKAFKQKGAELVIMDLDPTALNKAAEELGAGTLAIPCDVTDASVVRSAFDTICRTYGGIDIIVSNVGVALQGRIGDVSDELLRKSFEINFFSHQTVAQNAVKIMRAQKIGGSLLFNVSKQAVNPGADFGPYGLPKAATLFLVRQYALDHGRDGIRANGVNADRIRSGLLTPEMIKARSAARGLSEKDYMAGNLLGLEVTAEDVADAFVHLALEAKTTGSITTVDGGNIAAALR